Proteins encoded within one genomic window of Platichthys flesus chromosome 17, fPlaFle2.1, whole genome shotgun sequence:
- the tmem170b gene encoding transmembrane protein 170B yields the protein MPSSKARHSDSIERRASPGGGGTMSTSRDYSVNLSVQQVLSLWVQGATLQHFAEMWYWVFLWCLFSSLFVHGAVGLLMLVMLQRHKRGRLITLVLVSVGFLASLSGGVITSAAVAGVYRVAGKDMAPLEALVLGVGQTSLSVVISFSRILATL from the exons ATGCCTTCCTCCAAAGCCCGGCACAGCGACTCGATAGAGAGGCGAGCCAGCCCGGGCGGCGGCGGAACCATGAGCACGAGCCGGGATTATTCTGTTAATCTGTCGGTGCAGCAGGTGCTGAGCCTCTGGGTGCAAGGCGCGACTCTGCAGCACTTTGCAG agATGTGGTACTGGGTGTTCCTGTGGTGTCTCTTCTCCTCGCTCTTTGTCCACGGGGCAGTGGGGCTGCTCATGTTGGTCATGCTGCAGCGCCACAAGAGGGGCCGCCTCATCACCCTGGTGCTGGTCAGCGTGGGGTTCCTGGCATCCCTCTCCGGAGGCGTCATCACCA GCGCGGCGGTGGCCGGAGTTTACCGCGTGGCGGGGAAGGACATGGCCCCGCTGGAGGCTCTGGTGCTGGGCGTGGGTCAGACCTCCCTCTCTGTGGTCATATCCTTCTCACGCATCCTGGCCACTCTGtga